The Sulfitobacter sp. THAF37 DNA segment GGCTTGCGTCGCGTTCTTAGGACGGTCCGAGCGGGCAGGGGAGTTGCGCGATGCGGTGCACCTGTTGCGGCCCGGCGATCTGCCCGGACCGGCGGGCGAAACCTACCTCGCCTGGCGGCGTGCGGCGGAGCGGCCGGTGTCGATCAAGGCTCTGGGTCGAGCCTTGCCGACCCTCGAGCCGGGCCAGATTGCCGCGTGGCTTGATGCCGGGAAAGGGGCGCCGGTGACCCGGGCCGCGATGGCGCTGGAAGCCGTTTTGCGCGAGGCGCCACGTGCTGACGAAGCTGCGCTGATCCTCGCGGATGCGACCCTGGCTAAGGCACTCGGCTGGGATCATCTCGCGCCACTGCTGGCCGCAGCCCTGAAACGCGCCGACCTGCGCAAGCAGGGCGTCGACCTTCGCTTGGCCTGTCATCGGGCGCTCATCTCTTCGGCGATCGAGGCCGTGCGGCAGGCCGCCGACCTCGCACGCCGCGCTGCGCACCTGAAGGCGGTCGCGCCGAAGCTTCGCGCCAAGGGGGCGGGCGACGCGGTCGAGATGTTCCTGACCCGCGATGCAGTCGCGCCCTCGGTGCTGCCCTTGCCGGATCGCGCCGCGCGGCGGCTCTGCGACCGGCTGGTCGACCTCGGCGCGGTGCGCGAACTGACCGGGCGCGATACTTTCCGGCTCTACGGGGTATAGGGATGGTGAAGGATCGCTCTGAACCAGACCTGGACCGCGAGCTACCCGACCTGCCGCCGGAGCTGCGTTGGCGGGAATGGATGCGCCGGATCGAGGCGGTGCTCTTTGCCTCGGCTTCGCCGGTCCCGCGCGAGGACCTGGTCCGCGTGGTGGGGCAGGGGGCTTCGGTCGACCTTCTGGTCGAGGACCTCGCCGCCGATCTGGAAGGGCGGGCCTTCGAGATCGCCCAGGTCGCTGGCGGTTGGATATTCCGCACGCGTGCTACCTATGCCCCCGCGATCCGGGTCGCGGCGGATGTCGGGGACCAGTTGCTGGACCTGAGTGAGGTCGACGTCGCGGTCTTGGCGGCCATCGCCTATCACCAGCCGATTACGCGCGATGGGCTGAAGGATATCTTCGGCAAGGAGATCAGCCGCGACCTGATCGGTCGGCTGCATGCGCGCGACTTGATCGGGACCGGGCCAAGGTCGCCTCGGCGCGGCGCTCCCTACACCTTCG contains these protein-coding regions:
- a CDS encoding DUF1403 family protein, giving the protein MTFARLDHTSDLDTLPQMPAWVTSARAETLEDVAFLSGATLNHLHLVLGCQEVPQALLRDRLALRAAEACVAFLGRSERAGELRDAVHLLRPGDLPGPAGETYLAWRRAAERPVSIKALGRALPTLEPGQIAAWLDAGKGAPVTRAAMALEAVLREAPRADEAALILADATLAKALGWDHLAPLLAAALKRADLRKQGVDLRLACHRALISSAIEAVRQAADLARRAAHLKAVAPKLRAKGAGDAVEMFLTRDAVAPSVLPLPDRAARRLCDRLVDLGAVRELTGRDTFRLYGV
- a CDS encoding SMC-Scp complex subunit ScpB translates to MVKDRSEPDLDRELPDLPPELRWREWMRRIEAVLFASASPVPREDLVRVVGQGASVDLLVEDLAADLEGRAFEIAQVAGGWIFRTRATYAPAIRVAADVGDQLLDLSEVDVAVLAAIAYHQPITRDGLKDIFGKEISRDLIGRLHARDLIGTGPRSPRRGAPYTFVTTEQFLVAFGLESLRDLPDREQLVDAGLSHMSK